Proteins encoded by one window of Pempheris klunzingeri isolate RE-2024b chromosome 14, fPemKlu1.hap1, whole genome shotgun sequence:
- the LOC139212635 gene encoding lissencephaly-1 homolog B — MVLSQRQRDELNRAIADYLRSNGYEEAYSTFKKEAELDMNEEVDKKYAGLLEKKWTSVIRLQKKVMELESKLNEAKEEMTHGGSVGQKRDPKEWIPRPPERYALSGHRAPVTRVIFHPVFSVMVTASEDATIKVWDYEAGDFERTLKGHTDSVQDISFDQTGKLLASCSADMSIKLWDFQGFECIRTMHGHDHNVSSVAIMPNGDHIVSASRDKTIKMWEVATGYCVKTFAGHREWVRMVRPNQDGSLIASCSNDQTVRVWVVASKECKAELREHEHVVECIAWAPDSAHPTILEATGSESKKSGKPGPFLLSGSRDKTIKMWDVSIGICLMTLVGHDNWVRGVLFHPGGRFIVSCADDKTIRIWDYKNKRCMKTLCAHEHFVTSLDFHKTAPYVVTGSVDQTVKVWECR; from the exons ATGGTGCtgtcacagagacaaagagatgaaCT AAACCGGGCTATAGCAGACTATCTCCGTTCCAATGGATACGAGGAGGCCTATTCCACCTTCAAGAAAGAGGCAGAGTTAGATATG AATGAAGAGGTAGATAAAAAGTATGCAGGTCTTTTGGAAAAGAAATGGACCTCAGTCATCAGATTACAGAAGAAG GTGATGGAGTTGGAGTCAAAGTTGAATGAGGCGAAGGAGGAAATGACACACGGAGGATCTGTAGGTCAGAAGAGGGACCCCAAGGAGTGGATCCCCCGTCCCCCTGAGAGATACGCCCTGAGTGGGCACCGCGCTCCAGTCACGCGTGTCATATTCCACCCCGTCTTCTCTGTCATGGTCACAGCCTCCGAGGACGCTACtatcaag GTGTGGGACTATGAGGCTGGGGACTTTGAGCGAACCCTGAAGGGCCACACAGACTCTGTGCAGGACATCTCCTTTGACCAGACGGGAAAGCTACTGGCTTCATGTTCAGCTGACATGAGCATCAAACTTTGGGACTTTCAGGGGTTTGAGTGCATCCGAACAATGCATG GCCACGATCACAATGTGTCGTCTGTAGCCATCATGCCAAATGGTGACCACATAGTGTCTGCCTCCAGAGACAAGACCATCAAGATGTGGGAGGTGGCCACTGG GTACTGTGTGAAGACATTTGCCGGCCACAGGGAGTGGGTTAGGATGGTGCGTCCCAACCAGGACGGCTCGTTGATCGCCAGCTGCTCCAATGACCAGACAGTGCGCGTCTGGGTGGTCGCCTCGAAGGAGTGCAAAGCTGAGTTACGGGAGCACGAACATGTGGTAGAGTGCATTGCCTGGGCCCCTGACAGTGCTCACCCCACCATTCTGGAGGCCACAGGCTCAGAG AGCAAGAAGAGTGGAAAACCTGgccctttccttctctctggATCCAGAGATAAAACGATTAAGATGTGGGACGTCAGCATTGGCATCTGCCTCATGACTCTG GTGGGACATGACAACTGGGTGCGTGGGGTGCTGTTTCATCCTGGAGGAAGATTCATAGTGAGCTGTGCTGATGACAAAACTATTAGGATCTGGGACTACAAGAACAAACGCTGCATGAAGACCCTGTGTGCCCATGAACACTTTGTTACCTCTCTGG